One Dictyostelium discoideum AX4 chromosome 3 chromosome, whole genome shotgun sequence genomic region harbors:
- the ecmL gene encoding cellulose-binding domain-containing protein: MRSILILLSLLLTIAFASASFPYQCGPYSCQYGQVCRIDNGVCNCIPINDCHEVSLSTKVIGTWVDGSRGNKRFTQYDITITNNLNTNIKQIYIATDYTLRLRDHSNTSIWNVNLLPNGILTLPSYQPSINAHASFTFGFILEGTQPANLDVLSVSF, encoded by the coding sequence atgagATCAATCCTTATTTTAttaagtttattattaacaattgcATTTGCTTCAGCAAGTTTCCCATACCAATGTGGCCCATATAGTTGTCAATATGGTCAAGTTTGTAGAATTGATAATGGTGTTTGTAATTGTATTCCAATTAATGATTGTCATGAAGtttcattatcaacaaaGGTAATTGGTACTTGGGTAGATGGTTCACGTGGTAATAAAAGATTCACTCAATATGATATTACAAtcacaaataatttaaatacaaatattaaacaaatttACATTGCCACTGATTACACTTTAAGATTAAGAGATCATTCAAATACTTCAATCTGGAATGTTAACCTTTTACCAAACGGTATTCTCACTCTTCCATCATACCAACCATCAATCAATGCCCATGCTTCCTTTACATTTGGTTTCATTCTTGAAGGTACTCAACCTGCAAATTTGGATGTTTTATCTGTTTCTTTTTAA
- a CDS encoding RabGAP/TBC domain-containing protein, with product MEDNDISFSIFGNSDDILDNTKKSKSNINNSGSSIFGNGNENNNNMNTNNNNSNQNNNDINYNNNNNNNNNNNSNNSNNSNNNNNNINNNNNRNNNNFNNNNNNNVNYFEQDVDFGENAHSSNYGDNNNIFSDESNNYNNNNNNNDYNNNNYYDNNNYNENYNENYNENYNNNNNNNNNNNNNNNNNNNNNNNNNNNNNYYNENNNQQQLQQNYSNNNYNNEYINNFNNNDNSYNNNNNNNNNNSNFNNYNNNNNGYDNSYSNSNNNNYYDNSNNNSKNDNQYNQQQQYYQEEEQQQQQHEEFEKEIEQKEQDSSPINVNRNPNNSVMIKIGEVEVPEDIYNQKVEKWRNDFNSIFRNLETLEIDYTKATFGLPKDTTVRSIFWRIALGTLSKDPTTWVERTNSSRKKYETFKKNYIINPRNSKDQDADLQQQQQQQQQQQRKPVSLIDDPLSQSEDSLWNQFFDNENAQREISHDISRTYPGLGFFERLDIQDIMIRILFIFSKQYPKIKYLQGMNEILAPILYSVYNDSHWFNNRDVFSKKNYDKKNKQYEHFDFVFDQQYQQDYYPDGPIQYPTNSNNFNGAGSSGSGGSVSRKDGGIGAFLRDPQYFEHDSYFIFESLMTIVGKWFTSPPSSPQPPPRVQGQFKKLYDLSERDASDQAVNIVVVDQCLRMFEDLKFIEPQLYSYLKQDLGIEPHLYSLRWIRIILAQVFPLDSLLILWDSIFKESVTEFLPYICLTMLIMIKDQIIEKDYSECLQVLFHYPVTQDMPMLLNTAYSVREKIQMAKQQYNIPISTPVSTPLPTSLSRRSIKAYPVSTSSTIVNQSTTTNSSSSSTTTSTTSANRGLSHSSQSYRSSSGSGSGSISNQNKGNGQSGIFSSFTSTFKQIINDLNEYNEEFQLAKENEQLKQQKSKLQKEVDTLKETQTHVISRLERILFSFVDFKQKHIHDQDNFESVDAMEKEVTSILNEVLNSQTTIANLNNSKNRLPNKSVQQSTISQQSTTPQQSITQQTSSPNIVLKQQQPITVISQQQQSQQQQSLQQEQQQSTQQQQSTQQEQQSTQQEQQQSTQPQQSQQNNDNSPFQQYNNDNRQEKISLEDEVFFDNQFVSVQSTNKEFQLKTLSLPNVEIHEDDLVEVKTHDSTVDEDEDGNPITEQYNYKQQLEARWGFNK from the coding sequence atGGAGGATAATGATATTAGTTTTAGTATTTTTGGAAATAGTGATGACATTTTAGATAATACAAAAAAGAGTAAatccaatattaataatagtggcAGTAGTATCTTTGGTAATggcaatgaaaataataataatatgaacactaataataataatagcaatcaaaataataatgatatcaattacaataataataataataataataataacaataatagtaacaatagtaacaatagtaataataataataataatattaacaataataataatagaaataataataactttaataataataacaataataatgttaacTACTTTGAACAAGATGTAGATTTTGGTGAAAATGCCCATTCTTCAAACTATGGcgataacaataatatattttcagaTGAATCAAATAActacaataacaacaacaataataatgattataacaacaataattattatgataataacaattataatgaaaattataatgaaaattataatgaaaactataataataataataataataataataataataataataataataataataataataataataataataataataacaataataataattactataatgaaaataataatcaacaacaactacaacaaaaCTATAGCAACAATAATTACAACAatgaatatataaataacttTAACAACAATGATAATAGttacaacaataataataataataataataataatagtaacttcaacaactacaataataataataatggttatGACAATAGttatagtaatagtaataataataattattatgataACAGTAATAACAActctaaaaatgataatcaaTATAaccaacaacagcaatattatcaagaagaagaacaacaacaacaacaacatgaagaatttgaaaaagaaattgaacaaAAAGAACAAGATTCAAGTCCAATTAATGTTAATAGaaatccaaataattcaGTTATGATAAAGATTGGTGAAGTTGAAGTACCAGAGGATATTTATAAtcaaaaagttgaaaaatggagaaatgattttaatagtaTTTTTAGAAATCTTGAAACATTGGAGATTGATTATACAAAAGCAACATTTGGTTTACCAAAAGATACAACAGTTAGAAGTATTTTTTGGAGAATTGCATTAGGTACCTTATCAAAAGATCCAACCACTTGGGTTGAAAGAACAAATTCAAGTAGAAAGAAATatgaaacatttaaaaagaattatattattaatccaagaaattcaaaagatCAAGATGCAgatcttcaacaacaacagcaacaacaacaacaacaacaaagaaaACCAGtatcattaattgatgacCCATTATCACAAAGTGAGGATAGTTTATGGAAtcaattttttgataatgaaaatgcaCAAAGAGAGATTAGTCATGACATTTCAAGAACGTATCCAGGTTTAGGATTTTTCGAAAGATTAGATATTCAAGATATAATGATtagaatattatttatatttagtAAACAATATCCAAAGATTAAGTATCTTCAAGGTATGAATGAAATATTGGCACCAATTCTATACTCTGTCTACAACGATTCACATTGGTTCAATAATAGAGATGTATTCTCAAAGAAAAACTatgataaaaagaataaacaaTATGAACATTTCGATTTTGTATTTgatcaacaatatcaacaagaTTATTATCCAGATGGTCCAATTCAGTATCCAaccaatagtaataattttaatggtgCTGGTAGCAGTGGCAGTGGTGGCAGTGTCTCAAGAAAGGATGGAGGTATTGGTGCTTTTCTTAGAGATCCACAATATTTCGAACATGATTCTTATTTCATTTTCGAATCATTGATGACAATCGTTGGCAAGTGGTTTacttcaccaccatcatcaccacagCCACCACCAAGAGTTCAAGGCCAATTTAAGAAGCTTTATGATCTCTCTGAGCGTGACGCCTCTGACCAAGCTGTTAATATTGTGGTTGTAGATCAATGTCTTAGAATGTTTGAagatttgaaatttattgAACCACAACTTTACAGTTACTTAAAACAAGATCTCGGAATTGAACCTCATCTCTATTCACTTCGTTGGATTAGAATCATTTTGGCTCAAGTATTTCCATTGGATTCTCTATTGATACTTTGGGATTCAATCTTTAAAGAATCGGTAACAGAATTCTTACCATACATCTGTTTGACAATGTTAATTATGATCAAAGATCAAATCATCGAAAAGGATTATTCCGAATGTTTACAAGTTCTCTTTCATTATCCTGTCACTCAAGATATGCCAATGTTATTAAATACAGCTTATTCAGTCCgtgaaaaaattcaaatggcAAAACAACAATACAATATTCCAATTAGTACTCCTGTATCAACACCTTTACCAACTTCTTTATCAAGACGTTCAATTAAAGCTTATCCTGTATCAACTTCTTCAACTATAGTAAATCAATCAACTACTactaatagtagtagtagtagtactACTACTTCAACAACTTCTGCCAATAGAGGTTTATCACATTCTTCACAATCATATAGATcaagtagtggtagtggtagtggtagtattagtaatcaaaataaagGAAATGGTCAATCTGgtatattttcatcattcaCATCAAcatttaaacaaattattaatgatttaaatgaatataatGAAGAATTCCAATTAGCAAAAGAGaatgaacaattaaaacaacaaaaatcaaaattacaaaaagaaGTTGATACATTAAAAGAGACTCAAACTCATGTCATTAGTAGATTAGAAAGAATTTTATTCTcatttgttgattttaaacaaaaacatATTCATGATCAAGATAACTTTGAATCTGTTGATGCAATGGAAAAAGAAGTAACTTCAATCTTGAATGAAGTTTTAAATAGTCAAACAACAAttgcaaatttaaataacagTAAAAATAGATTGCCAAATAAAAGTGTACAACAATCAACTATTTCACAACAATCAACTACTCCACAACAATCAATCACTCAACAAACATCTTCTCCAAATATAgtattaaaacaacaacaaccaatcaCTGTTAtttcacaacaacaacaatcacaacaacaacaatctctacaacaagaacaacagcAATCTacccaacaacaacaatctacACAACAAGAACAGCAATCTacacaacaagaacaacagcAATCtacacaaccacaacaatcacaacaaaatAACGATAATAGTCCATTCCAACAATATAATAACGATAATAGACAAGAAAAAATATCATTAGAAGATGAAGTCTTTTTTGATAATCAATTTGTATCAGTTCAATCaacaaataaagaatttcaattgaaaacaTTATCACTTCCAAATGTAGAGATTCATGAAGATGATTTGGTTGAAGTTAAAACTCATGATAGTACAGtcgatgaagatgaagatggtaATCCAATCACTGAACAATATAATTACAAGCAACAATTAGAAGCAAGATGgggttttaataaataa
- the mdhC gene encoding malate dehydrogenase: MSNEVINVLITGAAGQIAYSLIFNVCKGDMFGLDQRIKLHLLDIPQMVDSLKGIVMEIQDGAYPLIADTVITADVKEAFTGVHYAILVGAMPRREGMERADLLKANAAIFKVQGKALAEHANKNVKVLVVGNPANTNALIAQVSANGIPKENFTCLTRLDQNRAKSQIALKAGVNVKDVHNVIIWGNHSSTQYPDYRCGYINLSTGKTPISTAIKDEKWLQGEFISTVQKRGAAVIAARKLSSAASAAKAITDHMHDWVLGTAEGEYVSMGVYSDGSYGVPEGLIFSFPVKCANGKYTIVQGLQMDDLSKNLINLTTEELVAEKTTALQFLSE; this comes from the exons atg AGCAATGAAGTTATTAATGTATTAATTACTGGTGCAGCAGGTCAAATTGcatattcattaattttcaatGTATGTAAAGGTGATATGTTTGGTTTAGATCAACGTATTAAATTACATCTTTTAGATATTCCACAAATGGTAGACTCATTGAAAGGTATTGTAATGGAGATTCAAGATGGTGCATATCCATTGATCGCTGATACAGTTATAACTGCCGATGTTAAAGAAGCATTCACTGGTGTACATTATGCAATTTTAGTTGGTGCTATGCCACGTAGAGAAGGTATGGAAAGAGCTGATCTTTTGAAAGCAAACGCAGCAATCTTCAAAGTTCAAGGTAAAGCACTCGCCGAACATGCAAATAAGAATGTTAAAGTATTGGTAGTTGGTAATCCAGCCAATACCAATGCACTCATTGCACAAGTATCAGCCAATGGCATTCCAAAGGAGAACTTTACATGTCTCACTCGTCTCGATCAAAATCGTGCCAAATCTCAAATAGCCTTGAAAGCAGGTGTAAATGTCAAGGATGTCCACAATGTAATTATCTGGGGCAACCATTCATCAACTCAATATCCAGATTATCGTTGTGGTTATATTAATCTTAGCACTGGTAAAACTCCAATCAGTACTGCAATCAAAGATGAAAAATGGTTACAAGGTGAATTCATTTCAACCGTTCAAAAAAGAGGTGCTGCAGTTATTGCCGCCAGAAAATTATCTTCTGCCGCTTCCGCTGCAAAAGCAATCACTGATCATATGCATGATTGGGTACTTGGTACTGCTGAAGGTGAATACGTTTCAATGGGTGTTTATTCCGATGGTTCCTATGGTGTTCCAGAAGGTCTTATCTTTTCTTTCCCAGTTAAATGTGCAAATGGTAAATACACTATCGTTCAAGGTTTACAAATGGATGATTTgagtaaaaatttaattaatctaACAACTGAAGAATTAGTTGCTGAAAAAACTACTGCTCTTCAATTCTTAAGTGAATAa
- the thyA gene encoding thymidylate synthase (Similar to FAD) gives MGLDIQTEIDKIVIEKVKPEVEYYDVMGGSHRWEVKVHDHGKVALVDTMPRLAPVGQTADFSICQAARVSYGAGTKKVTEDKGLIRYLYRHQHTSPFEMVEFKFHCVMPVFIARQWIRHRTANVNEYSARYSVLPDKFYHPSIEEVRKQSTSNRQGGEEALEPKTAQEFLDYLDKVEENYKTYNELLEKGLSRELGRIGLPVSIYTEWYWKIDLHNLFHFLRLRMDSHSQKEIRDYANTIFALIRPIVPVACEAFIDYAFESLKLTRLEIEAIRTGSPLNTTNKREIEEFEEKKKLLFPNTQA, from the exons atgggtCTTGATATTCAAACAGAAATCgataaaattgtaattgaaaAGGTTAAACCAGAAGTTGAATACTATGACGTTATGGGTGGGTCACATAGATGGGAAGTCAAAGTGCACGACCATGGTAAAGTTGCATTAGTCGATACTATGCCAAGATTAGCACCAGTTGGTCAAACCGCCGATTTCTCAATTTGTCAAGCAGCAAGAGTGTCATATGGTGCCGGTACTAAAAAAGTCACTGAAGATAAAGGTTTAATTCGTTATCTTTATAGACATCAACATACTT caCCATTTGAAATGgtagaatttaaatttcattgTGTAATGCCAGTATTTATCGCACGTCAATGGATTAGACATAGAACAGCAAATGTCAATGAATATAGTGCACGTTATTCAGTATTACCAGATAAATTTTATCATCCATCAATTGAGGAAGTTAGAAAGCAATCAACATCAAATAGACAAGGTGGTGAAGAAGCATTGGAGCCAAAAACCGCCCAAGAGTTTTTAGACTATTTAGATAAAGTTGAAGAAAACTATAAAACCTATAATGAACTCTTAGAGAAAGGTTTATCACGTGAATTGGGTCGTATTGGGTTACCAGTTAGTATCTACACTGAATGGTATTGGAAGATCGATTTACATAATCTTTTCCATTTCTTAAGACTTCGTATGGATAGTCATTCTCAAAAAGAGATTAGAGATTATGCAAATACAATATTTGCTCTCATTCGTCCAATTGTACCAGTTGCTTGTGAAGCATTTATAGATTATGCTTTTGAAAGTTTAAAACTTACACGTTTAGAAATTGAAGCAATTCGTACTGGTAGTCCACTCAATACTACAAATAAAAGAGAAATagaagaatttgaagaaaagaagaaattattattcccAAATACTCAAGcctaa